Part of the Cellulomonas taurus genome, GGCTACCAGCTCTACATCCTGACCGACTACATGCGCCTCGGTGACGGTTCCACCGCCGGGTACATCTCCAGCATCGCGACCATCCTGATGATCACCGCGCTGGTGATGTCCGCGATCTCCGGCCCGGTGTCCGACCGGATCGGCCGCCGCAAGCTTCCCGTGGTGGTCGCCGGGGTGCTGGTCGCGGTGGGGGTGCTGGTGCCCGCCGTCTCCGCCAGCCCGTGGACGATGTTGGTGTACGCGGTGATCGCCGGCGTCGGGATGGGCGCGTTCAACGCCGTCGACCAGGCGCTCAACGTCGAGGTGCTGCCGAACCAGGACACCGCCGCCAAGGACCTGGGGGTGCTGAACCTGGCGAACACCGGCGGGCAGATCGTGGGACCGATCGTCGCGGCCGCGGCGATCTCCGCCATCGGGTACCGGGCGATGTTCCCGCTGGCGGCGGCGCTCGCACTGGTGGGCTGCGTGCTGATCCTGATGATCCGCCGGGTGCGCTGAGCCGGACCCGGCCCCGCTGCCTCGGATTGCTGAGTCCTCAGGTGCTCCATAGCCTGGGCCGGCCACATGACCCCGAGAACCAGGAGTGACGATGCTCAAGCGGTTGATCAGCGTCTCAGTTGCGATGACGGCTTTCGCGGGGGTGGGTCTGGCCACGGCCGGAGCGGCCTCGGCCTACAACGGCGGCACGGTGATCATGCCGAGCGCCTCCTCCTGCCGGGCCGAGGAGAAGCTGTTCCGCGACGAGGGCTACGTCATCACCCACGGCTGCATGCAGTTCTCCAACGGGTGGGCCTTCCACTGGTACGACCCGCGGCCCTGAGGCCTCGCGGTGCCTGACTGACGCGTCCGACCCGGGAGGGTCGGGCGCGTCAGTGCTGTCCGGAGGGGGCGGGCCGGCTCAGACCCCCGCGTCCTCCCCGACCACCGCCCGCACCAGCGCCTCGATCGCGAACGCCGACGTCTCGGCCAGCTCGACGTTCGCCGGGTCGAGCAGCCACTGCACCTGCAGCCCGTCCATCACCGCCAGGATCGCAGCGGCCGCGCGGTCGACGATGGCGGGTTCCTCGATGCCCCGCTCGGTGCAGATCCGGTCGAAGGCCTCGCGGATCTCCCGGCGCAGCGTCGTGTAGCGGTCCTGGAAGTACTCGCGCGCCGGGTGCTCGTCGGTGACCGACTCGGCGGAGAGGACGGCGTACGCCTGGACGATGCCGGGGCGCTGCTCGTTGGTGAAGGCGGTCCGGATCAGGTGCCGGAACAGCTCGATGCCGTCCGGGATGCGCTGCCCGGCGAAGTCCTCGACGTCGGAGCTGTCGCGGTATTTCAGCACTTCGAGCAGCAGCTGATCCTTGGACCCGAAGTGGTGCAGGATCCCGGCGTGGGTCATGTCGACCTGCTCGGCGATCTCGGTCAGCGGGCCGTTCTTGTAGCCCTTCGACCCGAAGGTGGTCATCGCCGCGCGCAGGATCTCCCTGCGCCGTTCCAGGGTCTCCGGGCGCGCCTTCGGCGTGCGCTTGGGCGCGCTCATCTGCCTGCCTTCTTCGCTGCGGTGGGGCGTCGGAATCGAGTGTAGGTGCACTCTGGACACGACTTACTGACAGTGTAGTAACCTCCCGGCATCACGTCATCGAGGACGGGGCTCTCCCTCCGGACGTGCACCCCGTTGCTGTTTCAAAGGAGAAACCGATGAAGGTCAAGATCCCCCTGGTCGCCCTGGGTCTGGCGGCGGCCCTGACGCTGGCGGCCTGCGGCACGGGCGAGAGCGGCTCCGACGGTGGTGGCGGTTCGGGTGCGGCCGGTGCGGCGCTCACCATCGCCAAGCCGGACGGCGCGATCGCCACCGAGTCGAACAACCCGTTCGTCGGCGATGCCTCGGCGATGAAGCTGGGGTACATCAACGCGATGCTGGAGCCGGTCGGCTTCGAGAACCTGGTCGACCCGACCCAGGAGACCAAGCCGTGGCTGGCGTCCCAGATCACCTGGAACGACGACTACACCCAGCTGGAGCTGGTGGCACGGGACGGGGTGACCTGGTCCGACGGCGAGGACTTCACCGCCGACGACATCGCCTTCACCTACCAGCTGCTCAAGGACAAGCCGGAGCTGGACAACGCGGCGCTGGGCATCAAGGACGTCACCACGGCGGAGAACACCGTCACGATCACCTTCGAGAACTCGATGTACGCCAAGCGGGACAAGGTGATCCACAAGCTGGTCATCCCGCAGCACATCTGGGAGTCGGTCGAGGACCCGGCCACCTACGAGAACCTCGACCCGGTGGGCACCGGCCCCTACACGCTGACCACCTTCAGCACCCAGAGCGTCGAGCTCTCCGCCCGGGACGACTACTGGGGCGGCGACCTGGCGGTGCCGACGCTGTACTACGTGTCCTACAACGACAACACCGCGCTCACCACGGCGCTGGCCAGCGGTGACGCCGACTGGGCGCAGGCATTCATCCCGAACGTCGACTCGGCCTACCTGTCCAAGGACGAGGCGAATGTCTACTGGGCGGCCGCCGGGCTGGGCATCGACGCGATGTTCATGAACACCACGGCCAAGCCCTTCGACGACG contains:
- a CDS encoding ABC transporter substrate-binding protein, whose product is MKVKIPLVALGLAAALTLAACGTGESGSDGGGGSGAAGAALTIAKPDGAIATESNNPFVGDASAMKLGYINAMLEPVGFENLVDPTQETKPWLASQITWNDDYTQLELVARDGVTWSDGEDFTADDIAFTYQLLKDKPELDNAALGIKDVTTAENTVTITFENSMYAKRDKVIHKLVIPQHIWESVEDPATYENLDPVGTGPYTLTTFSTQSVELSARDDYWGGDLAVPTLYYVSYNDNTALTTALASGDADWAQAFIPNVDSAYLSKDEANVYWAAAGLGIDAMFMNTTAKPFDDVAFRQAMNLVVDRSKHQQIAREGGVPELTSVTGLPTPAGDAFISDEYQGEDLTVDVDGAKEILEDAGYTWKSDKLVDPDGQNVSFELSVPQGWSDYVTGISLIGDAASELGVDTTINTPDSDTWWDMKTTGDFQAILHWTDTGLTPYDLYSDIMDGRWLVAEGEAADYNFGRFDSPEATAALNAYATATTDEDRSAALATAQQIFVEQVPALPIGTRPFIAEYNTRNYVGWPSEDDPYTNPDPTQPTASLILTSLKPAN
- a CDS encoding TetR/AcrR family transcriptional regulator, with product MSAPKRTPKARPETLERRREILRAAMTTFGSKGYKNGPLTEIAEQVDMTHAGILHHFGSKDQLLLEVLKYRDSSDVEDFAGQRIPDGIELFRHLIRTAFTNEQRPGIVQAYAVLSAESVTDEHPAREYFQDRYTTLRREIREAFDRICTERGIEEPAIVDRAAAAILAVMDGLQVQWLLDPANVELAETSAFAIEALVRAVVGEDAGV